From Montipora foliosa isolate CH-2021 chromosome 6, ASM3666993v2, whole genome shotgun sequence, a single genomic window includes:
- the LOC138005564 gene encoding uncharacterized protein, which translates to MERWERDNPRFRAKEVAFYLDGVSFVYKTNPMSAAMTPKARGWHRESEGLHITSKGSKDLAGGKRLHVMVAIAHGKGVILNEPCEKMNGQFFANFIRQHFNLCFGRAGPKRDGRRLFVMDNDPSQVSKLAMNALREIECELFKIPSCSPDLNPCESIFHLVKDSLNNEAIERSINKESFEDFRRRVLCNLNEMDTAVIDRTIESMPKRIKLIIQGKGRRTKC; encoded by the coding sequence ATGGAACGCTGGGAAAGAGATAACCCACGCTTTCGTGCCAAAGAAGTAGCTTTCTACTTGGATGGTGTGTCCTTTGTATACAAAACAAACCCGATGAGTGCAGCAATGACTCCAAAGGCAAGAGGTTGGCACCGAGAAAGTGAAGGTTTGCATATAACCAGCAAAGGTTCGAAAGATTTAGCAGGAGGAAAACGCCTCCACGTAATGGTGGCAATAGCTCATGGAAAAGGTGTGATTCTCAACGAGCCCTGTGAAAAGATGAATGGTCAATTCTTTGCTAATTTCATTAGGCAGCATTTTAATCTATGTTTTGGACGTGCAGGACCAAAACGAGATGGTAGACGTCTCTTCGTTATGGATAACGATCCAAGTCAGGTTAGCAAATTAGCAATGAATGCTTTAAGAGAAATTGAATGTGAACTTTTTAAGATACCTTCTTGTTCGCCGGACCTGAACCCATGTGAATCAATTTTTCACCTTGTAAAAGACTCCCTAAATAATGAAGCTATTGAAAGAAGCATTAACAAAGAATCATTTGAGGACTTTCGGAGGAGAGTTTTGTGCAATCTTAATGAGATGGATACTGCTGTTATTGATAGGACAATAGAAAGTATGCCCAAAAGAATTAAATTAATCATTCAAGGCAAGGGTCGTAGAACTAAGTGTTAG